One part of the Musa acuminata AAA Group cultivar baxijiao chromosome BXJ1-5, Cavendish_Baxijiao_AAA, whole genome shotgun sequence genome encodes these proteins:
- the LOC135674060 gene encoding uncharacterized protein LOC135674060 isoform X1, whose protein sequence is MVEERCCFNKDALAIKAPKKMHVVLRMLMLAAMMICGIYISSVSLKQIGIQSRPRKLMIKIMEAPCSKPGIPYYEIPYVHYPVPTTYSRDECACTPVRFFSIVSMQRSGSGWFETLLNSHVNISSNGEIFSPKERRSNVSTIIRTLDKIYNLDWYSSASKNECIAAVGLKWMLNQGLMENHARVVEYFSQRGVSVIFLFRRNLLCRLVSQLANDHDRSARQLHGTHKAHVHSESEANILARYKPRINTSELIPTLKHTDKFATDALGYFKSIPHIVLYYEDLVRNHTKLMDVLEFLRVPQRKLVSRHVKIHTRPLHEQVENWDDVYISLKGTEYESFLNSDYGF, encoded by the exons ATGGTGGAGGAGCGCTGCTGCTTCAACAAG GATGCACTCGCCATAAAGGCACCAAAGAAAATGCACGTCGTGTTGAGGATGCTTATGTTAGCTGCTATGATGATATGCGGCATCTATATTTCTTCAGTAAGTTTAAAGCAGATAGGGATACAAAGCAGACCCAGAAAATTGATGATCAAGATAATGGAAGCACCTTGCAGCAAACCTGGCATTCCATATTATGAAATACCATATGTGCATTATCCAGTACCCACCACTTATAGCAG GGATGAATGTGCATGCACACCAGTTCGGTTTTTCTCTATTGTGTCGATGCAGAGGTCTGGAAGTGGCTGGTTTGAGACTCTCTTGAATAGCCATGTTAACATTAGTTCTAATGGCGAGATTTTCTCTCCCAAAGAAAGGAGGAGTAATGTATCAACAATCATAAGAACATTGGACAAAATTTACAATCTGGACTGGTACAGCAGTGCTTCAAAAAATGAATGTATAGCTGCTGTTGGCTTGAAGTGGATGCTGAATCAG GGTCTTATGGAGAATCATGCAAGAGTAGTTGAATACTTCAGTCAAAGAGGGGTCTCTGTGATATTCCTGTTCAGGAGAAATCTACTTTGTCGTTTGGTCTCACAACTTGCAAACGATCATGATCGCAGCGCTAGGCAATTACATGGGACTCATAAAGCTCATGTACATTCAGAAAGTGAG GCCAACATACTCGCAAGATACAAGCCCAGGATCAATACCTCTGAATTGATTCCAACCCTTAAGCACACGGATAAGTTTGCTACCGATGCACTGGGGTACTTCAAGAGCATCCCCCATATTGTTTTGTACTATGAGGATCTCGTTCGGAATCACACC AAGCTAATGGATGTCCTGGAGTTCCTGAGAGTACCTCAGAGAAAGCTGGTTAGCCGACATGTGAAGATACACACGAGACCACTGCACGAGCAGGTTGAGAACTGGGATGATGTTTACATCTCTCTTAAAGGAACTGAGTACGAAAGCTTTTTGAATTCAGATTATGGTTTTTAA
- the LOC135674060 gene encoding uncharacterized protein LOC135674060 isoform X2, which produces MVEERCCFNKDALAIKAPKKMHVVLRMLMLAAMMICGIYISSVSLKQIGIQSRPRKLMIKIMEAPCSKPGIPYYEIPYVHYPVPTTYSRDECACTPVRFFSIVSMQRSGSGWFETLLNSHVNISSNGEIFSPKERRSNVSTIIRTLDKIYNLDWYSSASKNECIAAVGLKWMLNQGLMENHARVVEYFSQRGVSVIFLFRRNLLCRLVSQLANDHDRSARQLHGTHKAHVHSESEANILARYKPRINTSELIPTLKHTDKFATDALGYFKSIPHIVLYYEDLVRNHTKLMDVLEFLRVPQRKLVSRHVKIHTRPLHEQHTS; this is translated from the exons ATGGTGGAGGAGCGCTGCTGCTTCAACAAG GATGCACTCGCCATAAAGGCACCAAAGAAAATGCACGTCGTGTTGAGGATGCTTATGTTAGCTGCTATGATGATATGCGGCATCTATATTTCTTCAGTAAGTTTAAAGCAGATAGGGATACAAAGCAGACCCAGAAAATTGATGATCAAGATAATGGAAGCACCTTGCAGCAAACCTGGCATTCCATATTATGAAATACCATATGTGCATTATCCAGTACCCACCACTTATAGCAG GGATGAATGTGCATGCACACCAGTTCGGTTTTTCTCTATTGTGTCGATGCAGAGGTCTGGAAGTGGCTGGTTTGAGACTCTCTTGAATAGCCATGTTAACATTAGTTCTAATGGCGAGATTTTCTCTCCCAAAGAAAGGAGGAGTAATGTATCAACAATCATAAGAACATTGGACAAAATTTACAATCTGGACTGGTACAGCAGTGCTTCAAAAAATGAATGTATAGCTGCTGTTGGCTTGAAGTGGATGCTGAATCAG GGTCTTATGGAGAATCATGCAAGAGTAGTTGAATACTTCAGTCAAAGAGGGGTCTCTGTGATATTCCTGTTCAGGAGAAATCTACTTTGTCGTTTGGTCTCACAACTTGCAAACGATCATGATCGCAGCGCTAGGCAATTACATGGGACTCATAAAGCTCATGTACATTCAGAAAGTGAG GCCAACATACTCGCAAGATACAAGCCCAGGATCAATACCTCTGAATTGATTCCAACCCTTAAGCACACGGATAAGTTTGCTACCGATGCACTGGGGTACTTCAAGAGCATCCCCCATATTGTTTTGTACTATGAGGATCTCGTTCGGAATCACACC AAGCTAATGGATGTCCTGGAGTTCCTGAGAGTACCTCAGAGAAAGCTGGTTAGCCGACATGTGAAGATACACACGAGACCACTGCACGAGCAG CATACTTCTTAG